In the Rhinatrema bivittatum chromosome 6, aRhiBiv1.1, whole genome shotgun sequence genome, one interval contains:
- the LOC115093765 gene encoding zinc finger protein 22-like: MDGRKQEASTKDNVEYLLIDSKGIPYTVQERNDSLPHLSRGRPANSGERKRHLEKEYTKDVGHSRDFDKQHATWTKDKSLKCPDCGKSFKWPSHLKHHLRSHTDERPFKCPICQKGFKDAHKLARHQQIHPEFKKDMVYWKLYKCCICGKHFKYPSDLEKHNLIHTGEKPFKCTVCETSFRRFDHLKRHTFVHTGDRPFKCSVCEKGFVESTELIKHQRIHTGEKPYQCDLCERSFYHSRSLKEHRAAKHSQNHTPIKTEDEEEGDKIHKESFSYCGEGRFQCPACRVFFDNADELETHNCTSAKDLRDVQMLDSTSDEETERGDESSKQRKDYRHYWQIY, encoded by the coding sequence ATGGATGGTAGGAAACAAGAGGCAAGTACAAAAGATAATGTAGAGTATTTATTAATTGATAGTAAAGGCATCCCTTACACTGTTCAGGAGAGGAATGATTCCTTGCCCCATCTGTCCAGGGGACGACCAGCTAACAGTGGTGAAAGAAAGAGACACCTTGAGAAGGAATATACCAAAGATGTTGGACATTCAAGAGATTTTGACAAGCAGCATGCAACTTGGACCAAAGATAAGTCTCTTAAATGTCCTGATTGTGGGAAGAGTTTTAAATGGCCATCCCATCTAAAGCACCACCTGAGAAGCCACACAGATGAAAGACCTTTCAAATGCCCTATTTGCCAGAAGGGATTTAAGGATGCCCACAAGCTTGCTAGGCACCAGCAAATTCATCCAGAATTTAAAAAGGACATGGTGTACTGGAAGTTATACAAATGTTGTATATGTGGTAAACACTTCAAATATCCTTCAGACCTTGAAAAACACAATCTCATTcatacaggagaaaaaccatttaagtgTACTGTTTGTGAAACAAGCTTTAGAAGATTTGACCATCTCAAAAGGCATACATTTGTTCACACTGGTGACAGGCCATTCAAGTGCAGCGTCTGCGAGAAAGGCTTTGTGGAATCCACGGAACTTATTAAGCACCAgcgaatccacacaggagagaagcctTATCAATGTGATCTTTGTGAAAGGAGCTTTTATCACTCTCGTAGTCTTAAGGAGCATCGAGCTGCCAAACATAGCCAAAATCACACACCAATCAAAACAGAGGacgaggaggaaggagacaaaATCCACAAAGAGAGTTTTTCTTATTGTGGAGAGGGCAGGTTCCAGTGTCCTGCTTGTAGGGTATTTTTTGATAATGCTGATGAGCTGGAGACCCACAACTGTACATCTGCAAAGgaccttagggatgtgcagatgttGGACAGCACATCAGATGAGGAAACTGAAAGAGGAGATGAGTCTTCCAAACAAAGAAAAGACTACAGACATTATTGGCAAATATATTAA